One genomic window of Cryptococcus neoformans var. neoformans JEC21 chromosome 13 sequence includes the following:
- a CDS encoding alpha DNA polymerase, putative has product MSSSDSTARQELGDRFGRAVMDHPDVMAECLSLMRLYNLTASDLFFKYEAFVMSRPSGLRAKLSTITINSVKELRTELQRSQQAKAVANMGAANVPRLNGSEKKAAVGVKKAKGLGDLEGLLGNLTTPNRPTKPRPSASSTISPSHFASPASTVKATPSHLTTPQRQSPLPPTASSYRPNPSKLASSNNVFLDTPMDKGGNGLLVPSSPLSPSGVSPSSSPQPSQSFTKQANSNTVVETLNIHLPQLPPSHTRLTSKPRVELSSTITAADYNYRYMFEKLSERSEALDDSIDEYADAIKDAYGLSELGDPHFVSDESIYTVGRVLSNTTSSKSDKTALKNSFHLQSSRLIGAGKRIALELPEEKLKVRGGAPGVKGFSLYSGCLVCVKGRNGGGSKFVVEEVLLLPPSLLPQTPASELIDFQYGDKLKGEPLSLMVAAGPYTLNENLLFEPFETLVDKVLEDRPDVLILLGPFVDSQHPIIKSCAVTETPQEIFRKQISSRLQKVVTQSPSTVIILIPSVRDVVSHHMAFPQSMLEKEYLGLPKKVKALPNPCTFSVNEVTISLSSVDILFHLGQAHAPIRAQEADADPGMSGSPAPDPLANHIRQVLGQRSFYPLFPPQEDVAGEVNLDVTHYPLLKMDQAPDILILPSRLNKFVKIVDSTLVINPSHIARARATGHYAKVIIHPTAREVLEESMEVDGEESLCEHQVYERARSEIWKI; this is encoded by the exons atgtcttcttccgacaGCACTGCTCGTCAGGAGCTCGGTGACCGATTTGGTCGCGCCGTGATGGACCACCCGGATGTGATGGCAGAGT GCCTCTCATTGATGCGGCTATACAACCTCACTGCCTccgatctcttcttcaaataCGAGGCGTTTGTCATGTCGAGGCCATCTGGACTTCGTGCCAAATTATCAACCATAACGATCAATAGTGTCAAGGAGCTTCGGACAGAATTGCAACGTTCTCAACAGGCGAAGGCTGTTGCTAACATGGGAGCCGCTAATGTGCCAAGGCTGAATGGAtctgagaagaaggcggctGTAGGAGTGAAGAAAGCTAAGGGTCTAGGTGATCTCGAAGGCTT GCTCGGAAACTTGACGACACCCAACCGTCCAACTAAACCCAGgccctctgcttcttctacAATTTCTCCCAGCCACTTTGCGTCTCCGGCTTCGACCGTCAAGGCTACTCCTTCTCACTTGACCACTCCCCAACGTCAatcccctcttccccccACAGCGAGTAGCTATCGGCCCAATCCATCGAAGCTCGCTTCTTCGAACAATGTCTTCCTTGATACGCCTATGGATAAAGGAGGGAACGGACTGTTGGTACCTTCCAGTCCTCTGAGCCCATCTGGAGTGTCGCCCTC TTCATCTCCCCAGCCCAGCCAGTCATTCACGAAACAAGCCAACTCCAACACTGTTGTCGAGACCTTGAACATTCACCTGCCCCAGTTACCCCCTTCCCATACCCGATTAACGTCGAAACCAAGAGTCGAATTGTCCTCGACAATTACAGCTGCAGACTACAACTACCGTTACATGTTTGAGAAACTTTCCGAGCGTAGTGAGGCCCTAGACGACTCGATCGATGAATATGCCGATGCTATTAAGGATGCCTACGGTCTTTCGGAACTTGGCGATCCCCATTTCGTCTCTGATGAGAGCATCTACACCGTCGGGAGGGTATTATCCAACACAACGTCTTCCAAAAGCGATAAGACTGCTTTGAAAAACTCTTTCCACCTTCAGTCATCTCGACTAATCGGTGCAGGAAAGCGAATAGCTCTCGAACTTCCCGAGGAGAAACTCAAGGTTAGAGGAGGAGCGCCTGGCGTCAAGGGCTTTTCGTTGTATAGCGGTTGTTTGGTTTGTGTCaagggaaggaatggaggCGGGTCAAAATTCGTTGTCGAAGAGGTTCTCTTG TTACCACCtagtcttcttccccagaCACCCGCCTCTGAACTTATCGATTTCCAGTATGGAGATAAACTCAAAGGGGAGCCTTTGTCTTTAATGGTAGCCGCAGGACCTTACACTCTCAATGAaaatctcctcttcgaaCCGTTTGAAACTCTTGTGGATAAAGTGCTGGAAGACCGGCCGGATGTTCTTATTCTT CTTGGACCATTCGTCGACTCGCAACACCCGATTATCAAATCCTGCGCTGTGACCGAAACGCCGCAGGAAATCTTCCGCAAACAGATTTCCAGCCGTCTCCAAAAGGTTGTCACTCAGAGCCCGTCCActgtcatcatcctcataCCGAGTGTGCGTGACGTCGTATCACATCACATGGCTTTCCCCCAATCgatgttggagaaggaataCCTTGGGTTGCCCAAG AAAGTCAAAGCTCTCCCTAATCCTTGCACATTCTCAGTCAACGAGGTCACCATCTCTCTATCCTCTGtcgacatcctcttccacctaGGTCAAGCCCATGCACCTATAAGAGCTCAAGAGGCCGATGCAGATCCAGGCATGAGCGGCAGCCCCGCCCCTGACCCTCTAGCGAACCATATCCGACAGGTGCTTGGCCAGCGTAGCTTCTATCCTCTATTCCCTCCACAAGAAGATGTCGCTGGTGAAGTAAATTTAGATGTCACGCACTACCCTTTGCTCAAGATGGACCAAGCACCTGATATCCTCATATTGCCAAGTAGGCTCAACAAATTTGTTAAA ATTGTTGATTCTACTCTCGTCATCAATCCCTCCCATATCGCGCGCGCTCGAGCTACCGGACACTATGCTAAGGTTATCATTCATCCTACAGCCCGAGAAGTTTTGGAAGAATCTATGGAAGTTGACGGAGAGGAATCATTATGCGAACATCAGGTTTACGAAAGAGCACGATCAGAGATTTGGAAGATATGA
- a CDS encoding cytoplasm protein, putative, translating into MLIYQDVLTGDEMISDAFPIKEIGDIAYEVDCANIIIKEGDVDIGGNPSAEEAAEALEEGAQQVNNVVHSFRLQSTSFDKKSYLTYLKGYMKAIKSKLQESNPDRVAAFEKGAQDFAKKIVANFKDYEFYIGESMNPDGMVCLLNYREDGVTPYFTMWKDGLKEIKI; encoded by the exons ATGCTGATCTACCAGGACGTCCTTACCGGTGACGAGATGATCTCTGACGCCTTCCCTAT CAAGGAGATCGGTGACATCGCCTACGAGGTTGACTGTgccaacatcatcatcaaggaGGGTGATGTTGACATTG GAGGTAACCCTTCCGCTGAGGAGGCCGCCGAGGCCCTTGAGGAGGGTGCCCAGCAGGTCAACAACGTTGTCCACTCTTTCCGACTCCAGTCCACTTCTTTCGACAAGAAG TCTTACCTTACCTACCTTAAGGGCTACATGAAGGCCATCAAGTCTAAGCTCCAGGAGTCCAACCCCGACCGAGTTGCTGCTTTCGAGAAGGGCGCTCAGGATTTCGCCAAGAAGATTGTTGCCAACTTCAAGGACTACGAGTTCTACATCGGAGAGAGCATGAACCCCGACGGCATGGTCTGCCTCCTT AACTACCGAGAGGACGGTGTCACCCCTTACTTCACCATGTGGAAGGACGGCCTTAAGGAG ATCAAGATCTAA
- a CDS encoding RNA processing-related protein, putative codes for MLPHAQLSASLLRCTRATATHFVPRPATRSLVDTAPATSVAELARRASKHLTSRRDAASSLEQSNEPTTSSGEAPKAGQSLGQQGRVDLAVDLSSFSSGLEYRRRLRTKAPQLKINNTSKNSLELSESKVGQKAHRKRRLSLKTSAGHVRNQTSDESPDLSTNSVNQGIENSDFELPIDSYPSGGEVADALSEGTSKSVIESEEVEPIESGSLSASRIPVGEVNPPREMKVARLRKGLNRVLFSPGIHQLRDPRTGVWNFDASLNDIPQPQDFAFHRCPSYITPSQDKELLDLAQKYACRFLGSTSTVSKSLSQIYFALSGGRGIDTSILSQDFSTERSDFTRGAELPASIVLNRLGKRTYSVDNDKTYDVDNILSDFGHILEKMLTSEAKDLKRFLLSSPEESVSDAERTEREAYHYKKIGSMLLRSQLDCYHPDLPGSGVFDIKTRACFPIRYDSANYLANSVYDIFKDRGYTGSYEREYYDLMRAVMLKYSFQVRIGGMDGIFLAYHNTSRIFGFQYVPLTEIDQRIFGSSEMADAAFKISVTVLQKLLDLSVKAFSGVDVKMIIKHTPNIDQNSVTAYVEPKHWKDEKGPPPVQAITITMENFLDGQPVQGQIPAFVIDERTRKVPEWTVKYSVIKTEMDENGQLEARKGAQSLRKKLIDMASLYIPEGHTVESMTRYYEARRQAIEAGRHAATASLTDLPEPTDDIGNDVKDVESDTQNEESLVPASAEEEAVKSGDQLMTIQWKKPGKHTLKLRREAKESGKAYEKRKKAWRSAHRKP; via the exons ATGCTCCCCCATGCTCAACTCTCTGcttcccttctccgctGCACCAGAGCGACAGCGACGCATTTCGTCCCTCGCCCCGCCACAAGGAGTCTTGTCGATACAGCTCCTGCCACCAGCGTGGCCGAACTGGCTCGTCGAGCGTCTAAGCATCTTACAAGTCGAAGAGATGCCGCATCCTCTCTAGAACAATCTAATGAACCAACTACCTCTAGTGGTGAAGCCCCGAAAGCGGGTCAATCACTTGGGCAGCAGGGTAGGGTTGACCTCGCTGTAGACCTCAGTTCATTTTCTTCGGGTTTAGAGTACCGCAGACGGCTGAGGACCAAGGCCCCACAACTAAAAATCAACAACACTTCAAAAAATAGCTTAGAACTGTCTGAAAGCAAAGTGGGACAAAAAGCACATAGGAAGCGCAGGCTTTCCTTAAAGACATCGGCTGGTCATGTCAGGAATCAGACGTCGGACGAGAGTCCAGATCTATCGACCAACAGTGTTAATCAGGGGATTGAAAATTCTGATTTCGAACTGCCTATTGATTCATACCCATCAGGAGGAGAGGTAGCTG ACGCACTCTCTGAAGGCACGAGCAAATCAGTAATCGAATCTGAGGAAGTAGAACCTATTGAATCAGGGTCTTTATCAGCCAGTAGAATCCCTGTAGGAG AAGTGAACCCCCCCCGGGAAATGAAAGTAGCTCGGTTACGAAAAGGCCTCAATAGAGTGTTATTCAG TCCGGGCATTCACCAGCTACGCGATCCTCGGACAGGGGTTTGGAACTTTGATGCCAGTTTGAATGACATTCCACAACCCCAAGACTTTGCTTTCCATCGATGCCCTTCATATATCACCCCATCGCAGGATAAA GAATTACTTGACCTCGCGCAGAAGTATGCGTGTCGATTCTTGGGCTCTACTTCTACTGTGTCCAAATCACTAAGCCAAATTTATTTCGCCCTGAGCG GCGGTAGAGGTATTGATACTTCGATATTAAGCCAGGATTTCTCAACGGAA AGATCTGATTTTACCCGAGGCGCAGAGTTGCCAGCATCCATCGTCTTAAATCGATTAGGTAAACGCACTTACTCTGTGGACAATGACAAGACGTATGATGTGGACAACATTCTCAGTGATTTT GGCCACATTCTGGAGAAGATGCTCACCTCCGAAGCAAAAGATTTAAAacgcttccttctctcaagTCCCGAAGAATCGGTTTCAGACGCGGAAAGAACAGAAAGAGAAGCCTATCATTACAAAAAA ATTGGCTCCATGCTCCTCCGTTCTCAACTGGATTGCTATCACCCTGACTTGCCGGGCTCTGGTGTTTTTGATATCAAGACCAGAGCGTGCTTCCCTATTCGTTATGATTCCGCAAACTACCTT GCCAACTCTGTCTATGATATCTTCAAGGACCGAGGGTACACCGGATCTTACGAGAGAGA GTACTATGATCTCATGCGTGCAGTCATGCTGAAATATAG CTTTCAAGTTCGCATTGGTGGCATGGATGGCATCTTCCTTGCTTATCACAACACTTCTCGCATCTTCGGCTTCCAATATGTCCCTCT GACTGAAATTGATCAAAGGATTTTCGGATCAAGCGAGATGGCCGATGCGGCTTTCAAGATCTCTGTGACCGTTCTACAGAAGTTGTTAGACCTCAGTGTTAAAGCGTTTTCTGGTGTC GACGTAAAGATGATCATCAAACACACTCCTAATATTGATCAAAACAGTGTGACGGCATATGTAGAGCCCAAACActggaaagatgaaaaaggaCCGCCTCCTGTTCAGGCAATCACGATCACCATGGAGAACTTCCTTGATGGTCAACCTGTTCAGGGCCAAATTCCCGCCTTCGTCATCGATGAACGTACTCGAAAAGTACCCGAAT GGACTGTCAAGTACTCTGTAATCAAGACGGAGATGGACGAGAATGGCCAGCTAGAAGCTCGCAAGGGTGCTCAGAGTCTTCGGAAGAAGTTGATCGACATGGCATCATTGTATATCCCTGAAGGCCATACTGTTGAGAGCATGACTCGTTATTACGAGGCTAGGCGGCAAGCAATTGAGGCAGGCCGTCATGCAGCAACGGCGTCTCTCACCGACCTACCAGAACCTACCGATGACATCGGCAACGATGTCAAAGATGTAGAGAGTGATACTcagaatgaagaaagccTGGTCCCTGCTTctgctgaagaggaagccgTTAAATCTGGCGATCAGTTAATGACTATCCAATGGAAGAAACCTGGGAAACACACGTTGAagttgaggagggaggcTAAGGAGAGTGGAAAGGCAtatgagaagaggaaaaaagcTTGGAGATCTGCTCATAGAAAGCCGTAA
- a CDS encoding long-chain fatty acid transporter, putative yields the protein MVNTKAQFDKAVAIVKGLPEDGPVKPTQDDKLAFYAHFKQANEGDVSGPAPGMFDFVGKAKYNAWKKIAGMSKEDAMAKYVELLTEMLKKSDDEASKQYLAELEAAGASA from the exons ATGGTCAACACCAAGGCTCAGTTCGATAAGGCCGTAGCCATCGTCAAGGGTCTCCCCGAGGACGGGCCCGTCAAGCCTACTCAGGATGACAAGCTCGCT TTCTACGCCCACTTCAAGCAGGCTAACGAGGGTGACGTTTCCGGTCCTGCTCCTGGCATGTTCGACTTTGTCGGCAAGGCCAAGTACAACGcctggaagaagattgctGGCATGAGCAAGGAGGACGCTATGGCCAAGTACGTTGAGCTTTTGACTGAG ATGCTCAAGAAGTCCGATGACGAGGCCTCTAAGCAGTACCTCGCCGAGCTCGAGG CTGCTGGGGCCAGTGCTTAA
- a CDS encoding dUTP diphosphatase, putative, with translation MDQSQLLPKFVAEMDVKLLSDRATLPTHGSVFAAGMDLYAAEHKIIPARGRALVDLQLSIAVPQGHYGRIAPRSGLASKHGIQTGAGVIDSDYRGPVMVLLFNHSDVDFEVNPKDRIAQLILERISVPKLRQVESLETTVRGAGGFGSTGGFGPAAKKQKVEEEIVETTTIKRKEI, from the exons ATGGACCAATCGCAG CTTCTCCCCAAATTTGTCGCCGAAATGGACGTCAAACTACTGTCTGACCGGGCAACTTTACCAACCCACGGTTCTGTTTTCGCCGCTGGTATGGACCTTTACGCTGCCGAACACAAGATTATCCCCGCCCGTGGACGTGCTCTTGTGGACCTTCAGCTTTCTATCGCGGTTCCTCAAGGACATTATGGTCGTATCGCACCCCGAAGCGGACTTG CTTCTAAGCATGGCATTCAGACCGGAGCTGGTGTTATTGACTCTGACTATCGAGGGCCTGTAATGGTGCTTCTATTCAACCATTCAGACGTGGACTTTGAAG TGAACCCCAAAGACCGTATTGCCCAACTGATTTTGGAAAGAATCTCGGTTCCCAAGCTCAGACAAGTCGAG TCACTAGAAACTACCGTCCGCGGCGCTGGAGGTTTTGGCTCTACTGGTGGCTTTGGTCCGGCTGCCAAGAAGcaaaaggtggaggaggagattgtaGAGACAACCACTatcaagaggaaggagatttAA